The sequence GTAATACTTTTCAAAAGAATTGTACATAAGCTTCTGCCACGTGAAAACATGGGGATTATCCAGACCCCTGTTAAGCTCTGTTATTACCACTTCCCTTTCTTTATTAATTTCTTCTTCAGCGAAAATTGAAGCGGTAAGCGCGTCATACTCTATTTCAAGGGCTTTTTCAACATGTTCCGAAGGAAGCACGATCACATAATTTGTAGCATCATAAGTGGTGAATGCATTATTGTATCCGCCAAGCTCTGTTATTTCCTTATCTATCTGCCCCAATCCCCTTTTTTGCGTCCCTTTAAACAGAAGGTGCTCTATAAAATGCGTCATTCCTTTTTCTGAATCGCTTTCATAAGCAGAACCCGTCTTAACCCAGAAATTACACGCCACTACGGGCGCCGCGTGGTTTTCTTTTATAATTATTGTAACACCGTTCTGAAGCACTTTTTTTGTTATATCCGTATTTGCCATTATTGCCCCTCTCATCACAAGTATCGATAACACCGCTATGGATGCTGTTTTAATTAGCCTGTTCATTTTTAATACCTCCGCCTCTCAGCGTCCTATTTAATCTTTGAAATTAAAAAACCGTCCTTTGCTTCCACAACTATCGTTTTTCCTTCTGTAAGGCTGCCGGATATTATCAGTTTTGCCAGTTCATTTTCTATCCTTGACCTGATAATCCGCTTTAACGGCCTTGCTCCGTAAACCTCGTCAAAACCTTCTTCCGCTATCAGTTTAACCGCATTCCCGTCAATTTCAAGCATTATTCCTTTCTCTTTCAGCCTTTTTTTAAGCTCGTCTGCCTGTATCCTTACTATTCCATATATGTTTTCTTTTGATAACCTGTTAAACACAATTATTTCGTCAAGCCTGTTTATAAATTCAGGCTTAAACCGCCGCCTGACTTCTTCAAGCACCTCTTTTTTAATACTGTCATTATCGCCGGAAGATGATATTTTTTCGCTGCCTATATTGGAAGTCATAATTATAACCGAATTTTTAAAATCCACCACCCTGCCCTGCCCATCAGTTAACCTTCCGTCATCCAGCACCTGCAGCAGGATATCAAATACGTCCGAATGCGCTTTTTCCACTTCATCAAAGAGTATGACAGAATAAGGTTTTCTTCTTACCGCTTCTGTAAGCTGCCCGCCTTCTTCGTATCCCACATAACCGGGCGGGGCGCCTATAAGGCGCGATACTTCGTGTTTTTCCATGTACTCTGACATGTCTATCCTTATCATCGCTTTTTCATCGTCAAACAGAAAACGCGAAAGCGCGCGCGCAAGTTCCGTCTTGCCCACGCCTGTAGGCCCAAGAAATAAAAAAGTCCCCATAGGGCGCGCCTCTTCGGATATTCCGGCGCGCGCCCGCCTTATGGCATTGGCCACGGCTTCCACCGCGCCGTCCTGCCCTACAAGGCTTTGTTTAATATTTTCTTCCATCTTCATCAGCTTGCCGGCTTCGCCTTCCAGCATTTTGGATACCGGTATTCCCGTCCACTGCGAAACCACTGCCGCTACGTCTTCCTCGTCAACTTCTTCCTTTAACAGGGTTCCTTCTTTGGTTAATTTTGCAAGTTCATTTTCAAGGGCTTTTATTTCTTTGTCCAGCTGCGCAAGTTCACCGTACCTTATCCTTGCCACCGCTTCAAGGTTTCCTTCGCGTTCAAACTTTTCTTCTTCCTGTTTTTTTATCTCTATATTTTTTTTTGCGGCGCGCATTTTCTCTATCACTTCTTTTTCCCTGCCCCACCGCGCGCCAAAAGCGTTCTTTTTTTCCTTTAAATCTTCTATGTCTGCCGTAAGTTCTTTCAGTTTGGCGGCGGTTTCCTTTTCGCCGGGTTCCTTTTTTACCGCTTCTTTTTCAATTTCAAGCCGCCTTAACCTGCGCTCTATGGAATCCATTTCCGCCGGCATGCTGTCAATTTCCATTTTTATTTTGGACGCGGCTTCATCCATCAAATCTATGGCTTTATCCGGAAGAAACCTTCCCTGAATGTACCTGTTTGAAAGGTTTGCCGCCGCGACAACCGCCCCGTCTTTTATCCTTACGCCGTGATGCACTTCATATTTTTCCTTAAGCCCCCTAAGGATTGAAATTGTATCATCCACAGACGGCTCATTTACCATTACAGGCTGAAACCTGCGCTCCAGCGCCGGGTCTTTTTCTATGTACCTGCGGTATTCATCAAGCGTGGTTGCGCCTATTGCCCTTAATTCACCGCGGGATAATGACGGTTTTAATATATTGGCGGCGTCCATTGCGCCTTCGGTTTTTCCGGCGCCTACCAGCGTGTGAATTTCATCAATAAAAAGTATTATTTTACCGCCGGAATCTTTTATTTCCTTTAAAACCGCTTTCAATCGTTCTTCAAATTCACCCCTGTACTTTGCCCCTGCCACCATTGCACTTATATCAAGCGCTATAACGCGCTTGTCTTTTAAATTTTCCGGCGCGTCACCCTTCATTATGCGCACCGCCACGCCTTCAGCTACAGCAGTTTTACCCACGCCGGCTTCGCCTATTAAAACGGGATTATTTTTTGTGCGCCTTGATAACACCTGCATTACACGCCTGATTTCGGCATCCCTGCCAATGACGGGGTCAATTTTTCCGGCCGCCGCAGCCGCCACAAGGTCTGTCCCATACTTTGAAAGCGCCCTGTATTTGTCTTCCGGATTCCGGTCTGTCACCCTTTGCCCACCGCGGACTTCACGCATGGCTTTTAATATTATGTCATATGACGCACCGTTATTTATTAATACATTACCTGCCGCGGAATTTTTATCATCCGCCATTGCAAGCATAAAGTGTTCTGTATTTACATACTCATCTTTAAATTCCGCAGCTTTTTTTACAGCTGCCGATGCCATGACATCTGTTTCTTTTGAAATATAAACTTCTGAAATGCCGCTGACTTTTGAAAGTTTGTTTATGGCTGTTTCAAGACTGCCTGTTATTTTATATAAATCCGCCCCCGTTTTTTTCAGCACCTGTGCCGCCGCCCCGCTTTCATCTGCCAGCATTGCTTTTAATATGTGCTCCGGCATCAGCTGCTGGTTCCCGTACTCCGACGCAATTGAATGCGCCTGCCGAAGGGCTTCCTGCGCTTTTACAGTAAGTTTTTCAAAATCAATCATTATTTCACCTCCGTAAATATTATCCGCGCCCCTTTACTGAATTTAATTATATAATTGCGGTACGAATACGGCAGAAAAATAACATCGCCCCTTTTAAAAACATTACCGCCTTCAAGGCGCATCTCCCCTTCTATCACGGCAGCCACAACGGGTTTTCCGCCTTTTTCCATGTAAGATAACTTTCCGGAAGTTTTTACCTCCGTGGACTGAAAATAAC is a genomic window of Candidatus Goldiibacteriota bacterium HGW-Goldbacteria-1 containing:
- the clpB gene encoding ATP-dependent chaperone ClpB, whose amino-acid sequence is MDFEKLTVKAQEALRQAHSIASEYGNQQLMPEHILKAMLADESGAAAQVLKKTGADLYKITGSLETAINKLSKVSGISEVYISKETDVMASAAVKKAAEFKDEYVNTEHFMLAMADDKNSAAGNVLINNGASYDIILKAMREVRGGQRVTDRNPEDKYRALSKYGTDLVAAAAAGKIDPVIGRDAEIRRVMQVLSRRTKNNPVLIGEAGVGKTAVAEGVAVRIMKGDAPENLKDKRVIALDISAMVAGAKYRGEFEERLKAVLKEIKDSGGKIILFIDEIHTLVGAGKTEGAMDAANILKPSLSRGELRAIGATTLDEYRRYIEKDPALERRFQPVMVNEPSVDDTISILRGLKEKYEVHHGVRIKDGAVVAAANLSNRYIQGRFLPDKAIDLMDEAASKIKMEIDSMPAEMDSIERRLRRLEIEKEAVKKEPGEKETAAKLKELTADIEDLKEKKNAFGARWGREKEVIEKMRAAKKNIEIKKQEEEKFEREGNLEAVARIRYGELAQLDKEIKALENELAKLTKEGTLLKEEVDEEDVAAVVSQWTGIPVSKMLEGEAGKLMKMEENIKQSLVGQDGAVEAVANAIRRARAGISEEARPMGTFLFLGPTGVGKTELARALSRFLFDDEKAMIRIDMSEYMEKHEVSRLIGAPPGYVGYEEGGQLTEAVRRKPYSVILFDEVEKAHSDVFDILLQVLDDGRLTDGQGRVVDFKNSVIIMTSNIGSEKISSSGDNDSIKKEVLEEVRRRFKPEFINRLDEIIVFNRLSKENIYGIVRIQADELKKRLKEKGIMLEIDGNAVKLIAEEGFDEVYGARPLKRIIRSRIENELAKLIISGSLTEGKTIVVEAKDGFLISKIK